AACATTTGATTCGGTGACGTGACGACGCGACAATGGCTGTCCAGTGCCAGGAGATAGTGCGATAAGATAAGAGCTTGTATTGCTGCCTTGGCACTTAGGTTTGGGGTTTCCAGGCGTCTGCCCTCTGTACTGACCCTCTGAACAGTTTTCCCCCGCACCCGCCAAGATAGAAACACAGATGCTCTGCAGCTGCCAGCGAGCAAGCACGGGGCCATGGGCAATGCGCTGTGGGCACAGCCAACTTAAGATCCACTGCTATGATTGGCGTTCTTTGTCATCTGGGCCTCCTACGCGGCGTAAAGTTGCCGTGCAaaccctccccttcccccatccccccctcaAAAAAGGGGAGATGCGGTAAGACGTGCCGTCTACGGCCGATTGTGCCGAACAACCTCGAGTTTGTCCTCAATAAAGTTCATGGTCTTTAAAAACTCTATCGTTGAGATAAATGTGGCGATGGAGAATGTCTGTTAACATGCATTGTCTCTATTTCAACCTCATCTGTCCTCCACCTTTACCATCTTAGCTATCACTCTCACCTAGAGCTCCCCGTATGTCAGCCTTTTAGTGCCTCCAGAACCATTTTGTTCGCAGGGTTTTCTCACTGGGAGGTCCGGGAGGGGGGTTTTTCCATCATCTTTTTTTAGGTTGGATGCCCCTGGCCAAGCCCTGCCCCCCCTGGGAAACTTCAGGTGAGTTGCGTGGCGATCTACGTCTTGTTTATCTGGCACGACAAGCCGGTGCCAAGATCAGACATGTGGAGGGCATGTTAGAGAGAAAGACGTTTGCTTCTGAGGACCCTCAACGGCAGCCGATCTTGGGCAGATGCCACTCGTTCGAACTTCGAACCGACCCAGCTCTGAAGCGACGCTGTCAGCTCCGTGTCTTAGTCTCTCACACTGTCACACATCAAACCTCGGCCGCGGGATCCTTCGACATGTTCTCGGCCGTGGCGTTGCAACGACCTGCCATCTTCCAATCTGGCTGTCGTACCCACCCCTCACTCCACGTGCGAGCGACCATACACGGAATATCATAGCGTCTTGCCGATTAGCCACATTGGCCAGCGGCTCGTCTCGCCTTTCGGAACCCGCGGGTGAGACTCAATGTCGGCCTGCACTCATGCAACCGCAGTCACAGTCAGTCCAACCCGTCTCCAACTCCCCACCGCAAAGATCGAGCGGTGGGAGAGAAGAAAATTACCGACGACAATGCGCCGACTTATGCCGCAGGCATAATCACTCAACGCCTCTGCAGACTTACCAGGTTCATGCGAAATGAATTTGCCATGCCCGTCACCCGAAGCCAAGAGGGAGGGAACGGGATGGATGCTGATGGGTTATGGTCTTGCTCCGCCGCTTTAGCGAGGGGTCCATTGCACGAGCCTGGAAGCTGGccccttttttttgttcttgTTTTTGTCTTGCTGAGTTTGCTCGTCGGTCCAAATTCATCCCGATGCCCCCACAGGTTCACTCGCCCGAGGTTTCGCTTCGTCCAAGTTTGCTCACCTTGCCTGGAATACAAACGAGCAGCCCCGGGATCGAGGGAACAGAGTGGTCCTTGGGTCTCTGGGGCGGTCAGACCTTACCAAAAACCCGCCAGCCTACGTCGCAGAAAGACAATGTCGCAATGATGGacaggagagagagaccagGCGGCACTGGTGATCTTGGTCGGGTTTTACGGTCAGGACCATATTGATACTTTGGCTGTAACATCATGCGACCCATGATCGTTGGCCGACACCATTGCCATCGTCATCTTTCGGTTCCGCCCCAACCATAGACTCACGCATATAGTTCTGTACGACCCTCTCGGACTCTAGGCCTGGCTCTCGGTATCTGTGAGGGTCTGTCTTAGGGACGAGCACACGGGAAGCCTGGAGGACCAGGAGGGTCAAAGGGGCTGGGTTTTTTCTCTCGGGTCAGTGCAAGCAGCCGCCCAACTTCCCAGCATCGATCTCTGAGGATGAATGTCTATGCCTGGGTACGGCCCCGACAGCTTTAACTCGCATTCATTTCGGTTCGCTCTTCTTACCgtctctcctttttttttttttcctaCTCTCGTCAGGCCTTGCTCACAAAAGGTCCATGCCCCTTGCGTTTGCAAGGCTTCTGTCTCTTGTTACCGCCACTTCGCAGGCCAGGCTGCACGTCCCAAAACGCATGAGTTGGGGGGCACTGTTGCAATCGATGAACAATACTCGAAGCATCCGTCCACGGTTCGTTCATTCGGTCCAGTGACAAAGATAGCCATACTCAGGCTTGCTATTTCAGCTGTGTCAGTCATTGCCAAATTGGTTCATGATCTGGCCTGAGCCTGGGTTGGTTGACTTGTGATAGCCGATGCTAGCGTTGCGTCGTGCATCAAGAACCTGAAACTGGGCGATTatttcctttcttcttcgttcTCCCCAGTAGTCCCGAATGACGCTTTCTTGATGACAAAGTTGACAGGACAAACCCACCAGTAGACAGCGGGCCACCAACAAGAATGTCTCTATTTCTTCCACCGTGTTTCTCGAGCAAGTGCCTAGGAACGGCCCCTTGAAGGGGATGGGTACCCTGTCAGACCAGGAGGGGGCGTGGCTACCAGACAGGGGCTGTTAACTCATCCCAACCCCGGGAACCAAGGTTCAAGAAGGTTGTTTGGGTTAGCCGCGCCGCTGCAGGGGGGGGTCTCGATACGATCCACTGTCACCCTGTCTGCATGTTTCATATCCCCATCCTCACTTTAACCGCAACGGCTTCATAAATTACACCTATCCTCGGTTGCCGCCGAACGACCGGGCTTGTCAAGTTGACAGGGTTTGATGTGGGCTGACCCGTTCCCACGGCCAGGCCACCTCATAGACCCATCACTATTCCGGTAGCTTCATCTCTTCTTGCAGCGTTCCTGCAGCTCTTGGCAGGAGGAGTCGATGAGACGAAAGTCTCTATCACGGACAACGTCCTCCCAGGGCATTCCCCTGTCCTCCATTAGTTTGCACTGGTGTACGGCGTACGAGTCTATGCAGAACATGGCTGCGCAAGTCCAGGGGCCCAGATGGGTTCATAGTGATTTCGTGGAGTTGCCTGGATGAGATGTTGTTCAAGGCCGGGGGGGCCCGGCAGACAGGCTTGCTGGACAACTGACGGAATCGCCAGCTCTAGCCGCGCGATGAGGAGACCGGTTTGCAGTCCCAGATTGGCTCCCTGCCTCCGGTGAGAATGGGCCTGTCCCGGAGATGGGCATAGATGATTCGAGATTGAGGCGAGTGAAGAGACGGCTCTCGATTGGGTATGGCCTAGGGGGGCCTGCTGTGGATGAGGAGAGGGGTTAACACCACAAACATACGCACACATGTTATAAAGTCTCTTCATCCCACTGGGTGATGTCTCCTgttcccttccctttttgCTTCATCATCACATCGGTGTCATTCTTTCCCTGTACTCAAAGTCTCTCTCTTGTTGGCTGTGCCATACACTCATTTTACGAACTAGACGTTCGCCCACGCTCACTTAAGCAAACCCTCAAAATCACTTTTCACTTCTAAACCCAGACAACTTTTCACCCCGAAACCTCATCACAACAGTCAAGATGCGTTTCTCTTTCACCGCTGCCGCTCTctccgccctcgtcggctaCTCTGCCGCCCACACCCTTACTCTCGACCTCTACGTCAACGGCAAGCCCACCGGCGATGGTGACGGTCGTGCcatcggcggcaacggcgccaaGAAGTACATCCGCAGCCctcccaacaacaaccccgtGAAGGACATCACCAGCCCCGACATCGTCTGCAACGTCAACGGTGCCAAGGCCCTCACGGACTTCGTCCCCGTCGCTGCTGGTGACGACGTCAGCGTCGAGTGGTACCACAACAcccccggcgacgacatcatcgacctCTCCCACAAGGGACCCGTCAGCACCTGGATCGCCCCTTAcaccgagggcgccggcacTGGCCCCATCTGGACCAAGATTGGCGAGCATGCCTACGAGAACGGCAAGTGGGCTGTTGAGACTCTCGTTGCCAACAAGGGTGTCTCCGATCCCGTCACTATCCCCAAGTCTCTGAAGGCCGGCAAGTACCTCATCCGCCAGGAGATCATTGCCCACCACGAGTCCGACACCACCTACGATGTCAACCCCGCCCGCGGCGCTCAGTTCTACCCCGCCTGCATCCAGGTCGAGGTCACCGGTACCGGCTCTGAGGTTCCTCCCCAGAACTTCGACTTCCAGACCGGCTACACCTACGCCGACCCCGGCATCCACTACAACCTGTACAGTGCTGATGCCACCACCTACAAGGCCCCCGGCCCTGAGGTCTGGACCGGTGGTGCCGGCTCCGGCTTCGGCTCCGCCCCTGCCCCTGCCCCGTCTTCTGCTGCCCCCGTTCCTACCACCACCGCTGCCCCCATCGCCTCCAGCGCCGCTGCCCAGCCTACCACTCTGGCTACCTCTGTCGCCTCGGCTGCCCCCGTtgccagctccagctccgcTGCTGCCCCCGTCGCCACTCCCACCAAGGCCCCCAGCGCCGGCTGCAAgcgccgccgctcccgcAAGGCCCGCCGCTCTGCTCACTAAGCGGTTGAAGAGTGTGTTTTGAGGAGGAAGCGAGAGTTGTTAGATTATGCGGTCATTGACACGATGGTCTCACGAATCGAGGATGAAGTTGTTTTTTACACCCCAAGACACCAGATGTGCAATCCAGGCTTACTGCGTCCTGCCTGGTGCACGGTTCTAGAAACTCGAGGCCCAACCCTTTTTCTGGACTCGATTTCAAATTCTGCATTCCTGTACATAGTACCTTGAATAGCATTAAGCCTGCATATACCATGTTTTTAGTCTTCTACGGCAGTGTGATATGTGACCGTGATGACTTGTGCCAATAGAATGAGACAGGGGTGCGAGGACTTCATTGCTGCGCTCATTCTCAACTATACTAACGCATGTGTGCAGTAATGAACTTTCAGTGACACTATGTACACACAGACCAAACGCATAGGACCCTTTCTGGGTAAACTTCGGAGTGGGCAGGATGAACCGCTGGGCATGCGAAGTCAACAATCAATTAACGTCGCAGGTTGATGCTAGTCTTGTCGTGCGTCAGATCGGGCGACTGGACGATGTCGCAATAAGATCCACCGGGTATGATCTGGAAGGATATTGAGTCAAGATGAACGATGGGACAGTGGATCGGCCAGATGTTGCGCCAAAACCAAGCCAACCACACACTGCTGATCACTTTGTCTGGTCCGCGACTGCGCTGATCCCTGCATCGTCTTATTCTTTGTGTTTATCTGTAACACTCAGCCCACGAGCCGTCGAATCTACCATTTTGTGTGGCAACTGAAAGTAAGCGGCTCGCTTTCATCTAACCCAAGCAGATGTTCACACTGTCCATCCGGGGGCTGTCCACGATTGACGGCATCCCGGCCACATGAGACATTAAATCCCAAACATCGTGTTGTTGGCGGATGGCGCATAGTAAAGAGTCTACTTTAAGTTAATCAAGGAAGGCTATTGATAGAATTCATCAATCAATCATTTCACGTTCATAGAATCAACACGTTAAGTATTGCAAATGGATCCTCGATTTTTCTCGTGAAGCCAAGTCCCGGACGCGCTGAGAGGTCGAACATCCGCCCCCGGACTTAAAGGCAAGCAAGCCCAAGCGAATATACGCAAATGGAATCAATATATGGGCTATCGCCGAGACCGTGCCAGAGCCTTGTCGGCTCTTCGTCTACTGCATGCATACATTCACCCAGCAAGTTTCATGCTGTCTAGCGGGCTTTACAGTGGCGTATTCCcgtctttctttttccttcgCCACAGACGTTGACATTCTCCGGCAAGGCTGGACGAGATGATCAAGAGAGCGCCGCCTGCCTCATGGTCGCTGGCTCCCCCACCGTAGTACACGTGTCGCCGCCAT
This sequence is a window from Colletotrichum higginsianum IMI 349063 chromosome 8, whole genome shotgun sequence. Protein-coding genes within it:
- a CDS encoding Glycosyl hydrolase family 61 is translated as MRFSFTAAALSALVGYSAAHTLTLDLYVNGKPTGDGDGRAIGGNGAKKYIRSPPNNNPVKDITSPDIVCNVNGAKALTDFVPVAAGDDVSVEWYHNTPGDDIIDLSHKGPVSTWIAPYTEGAGTGPIWTKIGEHAYENGKWAVETLVANKGVSDPVTIPKSLKAGKYLIRQEIIAHHESDTTYDVNPARGAQFYPACIQVEVTGTGSEVPPQNFDFQTGYTYADPGIHYNLYSADATTYKAPGPEVWTGGAGSGFGSAPAPAPSSAAPVPTTTAAPIASSAAAQPTTLATSVASAAPVASSSSAAAPVATPTKAPSAGCKRRRSRKARRSAH